The proteins below are encoded in one region of Thermococcus sp. 21S7:
- a CDS encoding Maf-like protein: MLVLASASPRRREILSRFIRKFEVIPSRASEECDLENPAEYALELARRKAREVHGRVGGTVIGADTVVSVDGRILGKPGSRKEAFEMLRLLSGKVHRVTTGYCIIHKDTEISGVVITEVKFRELDDDIIEAYIETGEPMDKAGAYGIQGRAGLFVEWIRGDYYNVVGFPLEIVWKLRELGFEVI, encoded by the coding sequence ATGCTGGTTTTGGCCTCTGCCTCACCGAGGAGGAGGGAGATACTCTCCAGATTCATACGGAAGTTTGAGGTTATCCCGAGCAGGGCTAGCGAGGAGTGTGATTTAGAAAACCCCGCCGAGTACGCCCTGGAGCTTGCCAGGAGAAAGGCCAGGGAAGTCCACGGGCGCGTGGGCGGAACCGTCATCGGTGCCGACACCGTTGTCAGCGTAGACGGCCGCATTCTGGGAAAGCCCGGTAGCAGGAAGGAGGCCTTTGAGATGCTCAGACTCCTCAGCGGGAAGGTACACAGGGTCACGACGGGGTACTGCATAATCCACAAAGACACGGAGATATCGGGGGTTGTCATCACTGAGGTCAAGTTCCGGGAGCTTGACGATGACATAATCGAGGCGTACATCGAGACCGGAGAGCCCATGGACAAGGCGGGGGCGTACGGCATACAGGGAAGGGCGGGCCTGTTCGTCGAATGGATACGGGGCGACTACTACAACGTCGTCGGCTTCCCGCTGGAGATAGTCTGGAAGCTGAGGGAGCTCGGATTTGAGGTTATATGA
- a CDS encoding DUF835 domain-containing protein has product MMFRGRPLRRDSRIMDYRRLDDILAKNPGREKILITRRPPFEVSAPNVYPVWITKVSHPNAVHPSRLHIIEQIVWDKLQNEKSDVVLDAVEYLMIENGVEPTLRFVSKIRDMAVMKNSDFYVTVSDGLDDRILNVLRRIVE; this is encoded by the coding sequence ATGATGTTTAGGGGGCGACCCCTCAGGAGGGACTCGCGAATAATGGACTACCGCCGCCTCGATGACATTCTGGCGAAAAACCCCGGCAGGGAAAAGATTCTCATAACCCGAAGGCCCCCATTCGAAGTCAGCGCCCCCAACGTTTACCCAGTATGGATCACCAAAGTCTCCCACCCGAACGCGGTTCATCCATCGCGGCTTCACATCATCGAACAGATTGTGTGGGACAAGCTCCAGAATGAGAAATCTGATGTTGTTCTGGACGCCGTCGAGTATCTGATGATAGAGAACGGGGTCGAACCCACGCTTCGCTTTGTCAGCAAGATACGGGATATGGCCGTCATGAAGAACTCGGACTTCTACGTCACGGTCAGCGATGGCTTGGATGACAGGATACTCAACGTCCTCCGCAGAATAGTCGAGTGA
- a CDS encoding cobalamin B12-binding domain-containing protein — protein MVERSKVRVLVAKPGLDGHDRGAKVVARALRDAGFEVIYTGIRQTPEQIVESVIQEDVDVLGISILSGAHMVLIPKILRLLEERGIKPNEDVLVIAGGIIPPDDAEQLESTGVAKVFGPGSPIGDIIGFIDENVPKLKKFRSE, from the coding sequence ATGGTCGAGCGCTCCAAGGTTAGGGTTCTCGTTGCAAAGCCGGGACTTGACGGTCACGACAGGGGAGCCAAGGTCGTTGCGAGGGCCTTGCGCGATGCCGGTTTTGAGGTCATCTACACGGGCATAAGGCAGACTCCCGAGCAGATAGTCGAGAGCGTCATCCAGGAGGACGTCGACGTCCTTGGAATAAGCATTCTCTCCGGTGCTCATATGGTTCTGATTCCCAAGATACTCAGGCTCCTTGAGGAGCGCGGCATAAAGCCCAACGAGGACGTTCTCGTGATAGCCGGAGGGATAATCCCGCCCGACGATGCGGAACAGCTTGAGAGCACCGGTGTCGCCAAGGTTTTCGGCCCGGGAAGCCCGATAGGCGACATTATAGGCTTCATAGACGAGAACGTTCCGAAGCTCAAGAAGTTCAGGTCGGAGTAA
- a CDS encoding ScpA family protein, with amino-acid sequence MESRREEEITPVDILLQLVTMGKVDPWNIDIVDLTEKYIERLREMKELDLRVSARAILAASILVRMKSEALLHADDEEEEEPNEERIRVDVEPLAPPLRRVERYYTFDDLLDALMDALEEAEKRKPRKRKKVEIEEEVFVVDDFRVDIEKHVYRLHEIVVNMYRETREPINFWDLVFDPTPKIIARTFLYLLFLSNMGKVDLIQEEPFGEIFVVPAGEA; translated from the coding sequence ATGGAATCGCGCCGTGAGGAGGAGATAACGCCCGTCGACATTCTCCTCCAGCTCGTCACCATGGGGAAGGTTGACCCCTGGAACATCGACATCGTTGACCTGACCGAGAAGTACATCGAGAGGCTCAGGGAGATGAAGGAGCTCGACCTCCGCGTTTCGGCGAGGGCCATTCTGGCGGCATCAATCCTCGTCAGGATGAAGAGCGAGGCCTTACTCCACGCCGACGATGAGGAAGAGGAGGAGCCCAACGAGGAACGCATAAGGGTCGATGTTGAACCTTTAGCTCCGCCGCTCAGGCGGGTCGAGCGCTACTACACCTTCGACGACCTCCTGGATGCCCTCATGGACGCCCTTGAGGAGGCCGAGAAGAGAAAGCCGCGGAAGAGGAAGAAGGTCGAGATAGAGGAGGAGGTATTCGTCGTCGATGACTTCCGCGTTGACATCGAGAAGCACGTCTACAGGCTCCACGAGATAGTCGTGAACATGTACAGGGAAACTAGGGAGCCCATAAACTTCTGGGACCTGGTCTTCGACCCAACGCCGAAGATAATCGCCAGAACCTTCCTCTACCTCCTGTTCCTCTCCAACATGGGCAAGGTTGACCTCATTCAGGAGGAGCCCTTTGGGGAGATATTCGTCGTGCCCGCGGGTGAGGCCTGA
- the meaB gene encoding methylmalonyl Co-A mutase-associated GTPase MeaB, with protein MIEDLIERMLRGDRRATARLITLVENDEEKAREIISRIYPHTGNAYIVGITGPPGAGKSTLLDKLIKVAREEGKIVGVIAIDPTSPFTGGALLGDRIRMQRHSTDPGVFIRSMATRGSLGGLAKAANDAIKVLDAYGCDVIFVETVGVGQIEIDIVKTADTVVLVTVPGLGDDVQAIKAGLMEIADVFVINKADKEGADATYFELNLMLDLEKERWEKRGWRPPIIETVATTMRGIRELWAAIKEHGEFLERSGEIRRKRKFRAKEEVKTIVSGRIAKAISERLDEEEVAVLIEKIVMREIDPYSAADLVLEKALGVKV; from the coding sequence ATGATAGAGGACCTTATAGAACGCATGCTCCGGGGGGACAGACGCGCCACTGCGAGGCTGATAACCCTCGTTGAGAACGATGAGGAGAAGGCCAGGGAGATAATCTCAAGGATTTATCCGCACACCGGAAACGCCTACATCGTCGGCATAACCGGGCCGCCGGGGGCGGGAAAATCAACGCTTCTCGACAAGCTCATAAAAGTGGCGAGGGAAGAGGGGAAAATCGTCGGCGTCATAGCCATAGACCCCACGTCACCGTTCACGGGTGGAGCATTGCTCGGAGACAGGATAAGGATGCAGAGGCATTCGACCGATCCGGGGGTTTTCATCAGGAGCATGGCGACGCGCGGCTCCCTGGGCGGGCTCGCCAAGGCCGCGAACGATGCCATAAAGGTTCTCGATGCCTACGGCTGCGACGTCATCTTCGTTGAAACCGTCGGCGTCGGTCAGATCGAGATTGACATCGTTAAGACCGCCGATACCGTGGTTCTCGTCACGGTTCCGGGCCTGGGGGACGACGTGCAGGCCATAAAGGCCGGCCTCATGGAGATAGCGGACGTCTTCGTGATCAACAAGGCCGACAAGGAAGGGGCCGATGCCACTTACTTCGAGCTCAACCTCATGCTCGACCTTGAGAAGGAGCGCTGGGAGAAGCGCGGCTGGAGGCCGCCGATAATTGAAACCGTCGCCACAACCATGAGGGGAATCCGGGAACTCTGGGCGGCCATAAAGGAGCACGGCGAGTTCCTTGAGCGCAGCGGTGAGATAAGGCGGAAGAGGAAGTTCCGGGCCAAGGAGGAGGTCAAGACCATAGTCTCCGGCAGGATAGCCAAGGCGATAAGTGAGAGACTCGATGAGGAGGAGGTGGCGGTTCTGATAGAGAAGATTGTGATGCGTGAAATCGACCCTTACTCTGCCGCGGATCTGGTACTTGAAAAAGCCCTGGGGGTGAAGGTATGA
- a CDS encoding PHP domain-containing protein — protein MLEFPHDLHTHSAYSDGVGGVGDNVATAEVRGLRVLGISDHSHYLTGRAFNRYIREVRRWGEESGITVLAGVEANITPGGVDVAAGMVEKLDYVTASVHLWMNDPEEYVELVKGALLDENVDVIGHFGASFPHIGYPDEESLRELIGLAEANGKAFEISSRYRVPDLGFIRECIRRGVKLVFASDAHRPRDVGNVSWSERVFKKAGGTKDDLLLGEFL, from the coding sequence ATGCTCGAATTTCCCCACGACCTGCACACCCATTCAGCCTACTCGGACGGCGTTGGCGGGGTTGGAGACAACGTTGCAACCGCGGAGGTCAGGGGTCTGAGAGTGCTCGGGATAAGCGACCACAGCCACTACCTCACCGGCAGGGCCTTCAACCGCTACATCAGAGAGGTCCGCCGCTGGGGCGAGGAGAGCGGAATAACGGTCCTAGCAGGGGTTGAGGCCAACATAACCCCGGGCGGCGTTGACGTTGCCGCAGGAATGGTGGAAAAGCTCGATTACGTCACAGCCAGCGTCCATCTCTGGATGAACGACCCGGAGGAATACGTTGAGCTCGTGAAGGGAGCCCTCCTCGACGAGAACGTTGACGTAATCGGGCACTTCGGAGCGAGTTTTCCGCACATAGGCTATCCCGACGAGGAGAGCCTGAGAGAACTCATAGGGCTGGCGGAGGCGAACGGAAAGGCCTTCGAGATAAGCTCCCGCTACCGCGTTCCAGACCTCGGCTTCATAAGGGAATGCATAAGGCGCGGCGTAAAGCTGGTCTTCGCTAGCGACGCCCACAGACCGAGGGACGTTGGGAACGTCTCCTGGAGCGAGAGGGTCTTCAAGAAAGCGGGGGGGACGAAGGATGACCTGCTGCTCGGGGAGTTTTTGTAG
- the smc gene encoding chromosome segregation protein SMC, whose protein sequence is MPYIEKIEMKGFKSYGNRKVVVPLSKGFTAIVGANGSGKSNIGDAVLFVLGGLSAKAMRATRISDLIFAGTKTEAPAKYAEVAMYFNNEDRGFPIDEDEVVIKRRVYPDGRSTYWLNGKRTSRSDILDVLSAAMISPEGYNLVLQGDITKFIKMSPTERRMLIDEISGIAEYDAKKEKALKELKQAEENLARVDLLIREVKTQLDKLEKERNDALRYLDLKERVERAKVTLLLGEIRKLKSLIEENNLRDKEIEAEIAAIEERLKDIAREIVTKEKELNAIERELEEKSEDGILEVTRKISEVQSKIEMARKNIEMAQKEIEEDQHRLAKTKEELKKVSGEIEKSRNAVQRWTKRREKLKAEIKEKEVVKNELVIKLGEIDRDFAIAKQDFDKVVDELEAAKRELYMKESDIRKFEEEIERLKARIAQDSAKRTALKSKIEEAKKSLEAKRSELGEIDGKMSRAEARLRKSEKELEEKTKALRKIEGELSKAREELIKAEAQREVRGNRAVEFLKGQNIPGLYGPLGELIRVADSDYALAVEVALGGNYDNVVVEDDKVAEKAIRILKEKKLGRLTFLPLNKIKPRSMRERPSLGIPAMDVVQYDPRFKNAVAYALGDTLIVNDIDEARTVGIGKVRMVTLGGELLERSGAITGGHYRPRGKLGVNVDEIRKRVEKLEREKESLESSINALKIEVKGLQNELFELRMRKSDLSKDLQVVQREMERLLAEDKALKEGIEESEKLIEVLEKRIHGTKGDMAKLRGRIERLEKKREKLKKALENPEARELNQRIREVEGEISKLREELGKVESKLENLEIRINEELLPRKADLEEEIEGLVNRINALKANITENENAIKEFEKQLEELRKAEESVKDELKELRERREKVKNEIIDLRSEKDELNSKLQELRIEANTLKIKLAQYEATLKEKEDDLKHHDAKLIRSIKEVPLELEALREQIDSMEEEIRSLEPVNMKAIEDFEVVERRYLELKSKREQVLAEKESIEEFIEEIEGQKRNVFMQTLSEIAKNFSELFAKLSPGGSARLILENPDDPFAGGLEIEAKPAGKDVKRIEAMSGGEKALTALAFVFAIQRYKPAPFYLFDEIDAHLDDANVKRVADLIKEASQNSQFIVITLRDVMMANADKIIGVSMRKGVSRVVALSLEKAMKILEEARKRSEAEHAEMFGHLGG, encoded by the coding sequence ATGCCGTACATCGAGAAGATTGAAATGAAGGGTTTCAAATCCTACGGTAATCGAAAGGTAGTCGTTCCGCTTTCTAAGGGGTTTACAGCGATCGTTGGTGCCAACGGTTCTGGTAAGAGCAACATTGGTGACGCCGTTCTCTTCGTCCTCGGCGGGCTATCGGCCAAAGCCATGCGCGCAACCAGGATAAGCGACCTCATATTCGCGGGCACAAAAACAGAGGCGCCGGCAAAGTACGCCGAGGTGGCGATGTACTTCAACAACGAGGACAGGGGATTCCCAATCGACGAAGACGAGGTTGTGATAAAGCGCCGCGTTTATCCCGACGGCAGGAGCACCTACTGGCTCAACGGCAAGAGAACCAGCAGGAGCGACATCCTCGACGTTCTCAGCGCGGCGATGATCTCGCCGGAGGGCTACAACCTGGTCCTCCAGGGAGACATCACCAAGTTCATCAAGATGAGCCCGACCGAGAGGAGGATGCTCATAGACGAAATCTCCGGAATAGCCGAGTACGACGCAAAGAAGGAGAAGGCCCTGAAGGAGCTGAAGCAGGCGGAGGAGAATCTGGCGCGCGTTGACCTGCTCATCCGGGAGGTCAAAACCCAGCTCGACAAGCTCGAAAAGGAGCGCAACGATGCCCTCCGCTACCTCGACCTTAAGGAGCGTGTTGAAAGAGCCAAAGTAACTCTTCTCCTAGGCGAGATAAGGAAGCTGAAGTCCCTGATTGAAGAGAACAACCTCCGCGACAAGGAGATAGAGGCGGAGATAGCTGCCATAGAGGAGCGCCTCAAGGACATAGCCAGGGAGATAGTCACCAAGGAGAAGGAGCTGAACGCCATCGAGAGGGAGCTTGAGGAGAAGAGCGAGGACGGCATCCTTGAGGTTACCCGGAAGATAAGCGAGGTTCAGTCGAAGATTGAGATGGCAAGGAAGAACATCGAGATGGCTCAGAAGGAGATAGAGGAGGACCAGCACAGGCTTGCCAAGACCAAGGAGGAGCTGAAAAAGGTATCCGGGGAGATAGAGAAGAGCAGGAACGCCGTTCAGCGCTGGACGAAGAGGCGCGAAAAGCTCAAGGCGGAGATAAAGGAGAAGGAAGTCGTCAAGAACGAGCTGGTTATCAAGCTCGGCGAGATAGACAGGGACTTCGCCATAGCCAAGCAGGACTTCGACAAGGTCGTTGACGAGCTTGAGGCGGCCAAGAGGGAACTCTACATGAAGGAGAGCGATATCAGAAAGTTCGAGGAGGAGATAGAGCGTCTTAAGGCCAGGATTGCCCAGGACAGTGCCAAGAGAACTGCACTCAAGTCCAAAATCGAGGAGGCCAAAAAGTCCCTTGAGGCCAAGCGCTCCGAACTCGGCGAGATAGACGGAAAGATGTCCAGGGCCGAGGCGAGGCTCAGAAAGTCTGAAAAAGAGCTTGAGGAGAAAACCAAAGCCCTCAGAAAGATTGAGGGGGAGCTTTCCAAGGCCAGGGAAGAGCTCATCAAGGCCGAGGCTCAGAGGGAGGTTCGCGGAAACCGCGCGGTCGAGTTCCTCAAGGGCCAGAACATACCCGGTCTCTACGGACCCCTCGGTGAGCTGATAAGGGTCGCGGACAGTGACTACGCTCTGGCCGTGGAGGTCGCCCTCGGCGGGAACTACGACAACGTTGTGGTCGAGGACGACAAGGTCGCCGAGAAGGCCATCCGAATCCTCAAGGAGAAAAAGCTCGGAAGGCTCACATTCCTCCCGCTCAACAAGATAAAGCCCCGCTCGATGCGCGAGAGGCCTTCCCTTGGAATCCCCGCGATGGACGTTGTCCAGTACGACCCTCGCTTTAAGAACGCCGTCGCCTACGCCCTTGGGGACACGCTCATCGTGAACGACATTGACGAAGCCAGAACCGTAGGAATCGGAAAGGTTCGCATGGTGACCCTGGGCGGTGAGCTCCTTGAGAGGAGCGGAGCGATAACCGGCGGTCACTACAGGCCGAGGGGTAAGCTTGGGGTAAACGTCGACGAGATAAGGAAGAGGGTCGAGAAGCTCGAACGCGAGAAAGAATCTTTGGAATCCTCAATTAACGCGCTCAAGATCGAGGTTAAGGGCCTCCAGAACGAGCTCTTCGAGCTCCGCATGAGGAAGAGTGACCTGAGCAAGGACCTGCAGGTCGTCCAGAGGGAGATGGAGCGTCTCCTGGCAGAGGACAAGGCTCTCAAGGAAGGCATCGAAGAGAGCGAGAAGCTCATTGAGGTTCTGGAGAAGAGGATTCACGGGACAAAGGGCGACATGGCGAAGCTCCGCGGAAGGATAGAGAGGCTTGAGAAGAAGCGGGAGAAGCTCAAGAAGGCTCTGGAGAACCCAGAAGCGAGGGAGCTGAACCAGAGGATCAGGGAAGTGGAGGGCGAGATAAGCAAGCTCAGGGAGGAGCTGGGCAAGGTCGAGAGCAAGCTTGAGAACCTTGAGATAAGGATAAACGAGGAACTCCTCCCGAGGAAAGCCGACCTCGAAGAGGAGATAGAGGGGCTCGTGAACCGGATAAACGCGCTCAAGGCCAACATCACCGAGAACGAGAACGCGATAAAGGAGTTCGAGAAGCAGCTGGAGGAGCTTAGAAAAGCTGAGGAGAGCGTCAAGGACGAGCTCAAGGAGCTCCGCGAGAGGCGCGAGAAGGTCAAGAACGAGATAATAGACCTCCGCTCTGAGAAGGACGAGCTCAACTCCAAGCTCCAGGAGCTTCGCATTGAGGCCAACACCCTCAAGATAAAGCTCGCCCAGTACGAGGCCACGCTGAAGGAGAAGGAGGACGATCTCAAGCACCACGATGCCAAGCTTATCAGGAGCATCAAGGAAGTTCCGCTGGAGCTTGAGGCCCTCCGCGAGCAGATAGATAGCATGGAAGAGGAGATACGCTCCCTTGAGCCAGTCAACATGAAGGCCATAGAGGACTTCGAGGTCGTTGAGCGTCGCTACCTTGAGCTGAAGAGCAAGCGCGAGCAGGTTCTGGCTGAGAAGGAGAGCATAGAGGAGTTCATCGAGGAGATAGAGGGACAGAAGAGGAACGTCTTCATGCAGACCCTCAGCGAGATAGCCAAGAACTTCTCGGAGCTCTTCGCGAAGCTCTCTCCGGGGGGAAGTGCAAGGCTCATCCTTGAGAATCCGGACGACCCCTTCGCAGGAGGCCTGGAGATAGAGGCCAAACCGGCAGGAAAGGACGTCAAGAGAATAGAGGCAATGAGCGGCGGCGAGAAGGCTTTAACGGCCCTGGCATTCGTGTTCGCCATCCAGCGCTACAAGCCGGCCCCGTTCTACCTCTTCGACGAGATCGACGCCCACCTGGACGATGCCAACGTCAAGCGTGTCGCTGACCTCATCAAGGAGGCCTCCCAGAACAGCCAGTTCATCGTGATAACTCTGAGGGACGTCATGATGGCCAACGCGGACAAGATAATCGGCGTCAGCATGAGGAAAGGAGTCTCGCGCGTCGTTGCACTCAGCCTTGAGAAGGCCATGAAAATACTTGAAGAGGCGAGGAAGAGAAGCGAGGCCGAGCACGCGGAGATGTTCGGTCACCTGGGCGGGTGA
- the mce gene encoding methylmalonyl-CoA epimerase, with amino-acid sequence MIKKIDHVGIAVRNLDEAIKVWEGLGLKVEEIEEVPDQKVRTAIIHVGESRIELLEPTAEDSPIAKFIAKRGEGIHHIALGVEDIEGHLEKLKEEGYRLIDEKPRTGAGGAKIAFVHPKAVTGVLLELCERKE; translated from the coding sequence ATGATAAAGAAGATAGACCACGTTGGTATAGCCGTCAGGAACCTCGACGAGGCCATCAAGGTCTGGGAGGGCCTCGGCCTCAAGGTCGAGGAGATCGAGGAGGTTCCGGACCAGAAGGTAAGGACCGCGATAATCCACGTCGGCGAGAGCAGGATCGAGCTTTTAGAGCCCACGGCCGAGGACTCGCCGATAGCCAAGTTCATCGCCAAGCGCGGTGAGGGCATACACCACATCGCCCTCGGCGTGGAGGACATCGAGGGACACCTTGAGAAGCTCAAGGAAGAGGGATACAGACTCATAGACGAGAAGCCGCGCACCGGTGCCGGCGGTGCCAAGATAGCCTTCGTTCATCCGAAGGCGGTAACCGGTGTGCTTCTCGAACTCTGCGAGAGGAAAGAGTGA